One region of Cucurbita pepo subsp. pepo cultivar mu-cu-16 chromosome LG03, ASM280686v2, whole genome shotgun sequence genomic DNA includes:
- the LOC111790387 gene encoding non-specific lipid-transfer protein 2-like, translating into MKKRLYLLVAVMAMVALLTGAGVAEAVNCDPTEMRACLPALKSTEPPTAECCDKVKKQEGCLCEYLKSPILKPYLESPNAKKIASSCGIPIPTC; encoded by the coding sequence atgaagaaaaggcTTTACCTTCTGGTGGCAGTGATGGCGATGGTGGCGCTCCTCACTGGAGCTGGAGTGGCAGAGGCGGTGAATTGCGATCCGACGGAGATGAGAGCATGTCTTCCTGCACTCAAATCCACAGAGCCGCCGACAGCGGAATGCTGTGATAAAGTGAAGAAGCAAGAGGGATGCCTTTGTGAATACCTGAAAAGCCCAATATTGAAGCCTTATTTAGAGTCTCCCAATGCTAAAAAGATAGCTTCTTCCTGTGGCATTCCCATCCCCACCTGCTAG